The window CAGATTTTATactgttaattttatatttaattttatttctctacctttttaatattctatttccaTGAAACTTTCTACTTTTCATTACTTAGCAACGAAATTTTACTTGTTCTCAAGTTCACTTACCACTTGGAGTTATAGATGAATATGCCAAGGGGTCAGTGACCAGGGTATTAACAGTAGCTTTTTGAAAATTGAAACACCATGGCCAATCAATCATCTGATGCCTGTCACATAGTAAAACTCAATAAAGGTTGGCTGCTCTTTGCAGTAATGATTTTTATTAGTAGTGTTATTATTAAGAGGGTTATGACTAAGAGCTGAGAAGAACCACACCTCATATGTCTCCTTGAATATTCAGGTTACTTAGAAGGTCATCGGATAAAACAAGCTTAAACTGCAAATATTTCCTGAGGGGCTTTAGGCTATGAACTGGATCTTTTTCCTTAGTTTTAAGCAGAGTCTAGTGAGTGGAAGGATGGGGGTTAGTTTGAATGAGTGGAGGTAGGAGGTTTTGGTGCAACAAAAAAGTTGAGGCCTTGGTAGAGGCAGGCACTGGAAAATTCTGCTTTCAGAGGTACTACTAAGTGACACTTTGTCCCAGTGCCTGAAACAGTTTTCCCTGTAGAGCCAAAAGTCtgaatgagcaaagagaaaagcagTCTTGTTAGACTTTAACTTTTGGTGCATGTTCCAGTATGTCAGTCTGGCACGGTGAGAGCTTTTAGGAAGTTTTTGAAAAGGCAGTTTCTTCCTCCTGTAGAAGTTGTTCATCCAGTGAGAAAAATAACAAACTCAAAGACTAATTTCTTACATGAATGTTGCTAGTCTTAAcagaatttattttggaaatcaaGGACCTAGCTACCTAGTGACTATTAATCACCTACAGAACTGCCCTGTGTATTTGTAAACCAGAGCTGCATATGTGTGTTGACAGGGTATTTGGGCAGTAAAACTATTTAGCTGGTATGCAGTGGGGGGAGACACAGAAAATTACTAGAGCTGGAGATTTAGTCCAAAACTGTTGAACAGATCTACATGACAACAAGAAAGGTCTAAGGGAACAAGGAGGTGCAGTCCTGGATATGTGTTAATTTAGATTTGCTCTGACAGGAATGAAATTCAGAAACCACATCTGCAAAGTATTGGGCTTTGCTGTCCAGACAGAAGTGGATTGgctaaagaaaagaggaagtagGCAGCAGGACAAAGGAAGTAAAGGAGCTTCCTGTATGGACTAGAGGCCCAGAGGCAGTCTGTCTTCACCATACTTTGGAGTGCAGCAGTTGGGGCTGACATTCAGCAGTGATGGGTTCTAAGTTCTTGGTAATAGACATCTTGGTATAGGTTAGCAGATTgaatttaaggtaaaaaaaaaaaaaaaaaagaccccttgAGTTACTTGCCTCAGGTAAATTTTCCTTTATCTCAGATACCAGCTAAGTAGAAGTAAGGTCAGTTCTTGTTGAATCCTTGAAGGTCATGGCACACACAGAAAATGGTACCCCATTGCACAGCACACCAGCAAGGTGCTGTGCTCAACCACCAAGGAGATCAGTAGCTGGATTCTCTGGAAACCAACTATCCAACTACCCTGTAAAGACTGATTAGTACTTAATATTCCAAAAACTTCCAGAACTCCAGATAAAGCAGGATTTAAATgagttattttaaatgtcaaaaacagaattttaagtaaatttttaaaaatcatgtaactGTTTTAGTATTTAAGAAACAAGTCTCAACTTAAAGAGTCATAGTGTCGGGCACCTGGGGaactcatttggttaagcactgtcttcagctcaggtcatgatctcaagatcctgggatcgagccccgttgttgggctccctgctcagcagggagtctgcttgtcccttcaCGCTCTGCACACGCACCCATCCCCAACTCACGCCTATGCGTgagtttctcaaataaaatctaaaaaaggagAGTCCTAGTGAAAGTAAACACCATTTGATTCTTACTTGACTGAATAAATCAGTGTAAAGATGACTCAAGTCATTACAGACATTTTAGGTATTGGCCTTTTTCATCAGTATCCTTTTTGTTTGGTTGCTTGCTTGCTttggttttaactttttattttagagtaaTTATAGACTCCAAAGAAGTTACAAAAACATTACTGAAAATCCCACATCCCCACCACTCATTTCCCCCAGGTGTAGCATCTTCCGTAACTCTAGAGCATTTTCAAAACTAGGAAATTGACTAAATTACACACAGCACTGTTACTAGACCCACTCAGATCTCTGCagtttttacattcatttttttgtatttctttaatcaCATATATAGATTACTGTGTTCACCACAGTCGAGCTACAGAATTGTTCCATCACCCGTAAGAGAGCCTGCCTCATTATAGTTACATGCTTCCTCTCCATTGCTAAGCCCTGACAACCGTGTATCTATTCTTCATCTCAgtgaattttgtcattttgagaacGTCACAAAAATAGAATCATGTAGTGAGTATGTGACCTTTTGAGCCTGGCTTTTTTCACTGTTTAATGCCTTTAGTACCCATCcaagtttattcctttttattgtttctccactttctcctatttatttatttatttcattttatggaggTACCACAGTTTAACCATTCTTGAAGGACTTTGGCATTGTTTCCAATTTGGAGCTATCCTTATTGagggtgttgggttttttttgtttgtttgtttgtttaattatcaGAGtatggggatacctgggtggctcagcggttgggcgtctacctttggctcagttcatgatcccccatctagggatcaagtcccacatcgggctccttgtagggagcctgcttctccctctacctatgtctctgcctctcactgtgcatctcatgaataaataaataaaatcttttaaaaaaaaattgtcagggTTTGTTCCCTTTGTTACATAGAACTTTGATGCAGTGCTAATTTATATAttggtatataataaaaatttcaccTAAATATGGAGAAATCCCCATATTCTAACCTTACTGTTCAGAAGTGCTACAGAGTCTCCAAGtattaacaacaaaacaaaggtCACATTTATATATTCAATCCATATTAACCTCTTTCTTGATGTTTTAGGTTTGATGAACCCACTATACTATTAGTTAATCATAAATTCTGTTAAGCTTTAGGAAATCACCAGGCAATAacgtttttttaatttttacaaatcaaTATAACTCTTGTGTGTTCTGTTGAAGTTTCAGAGGGTTTTTATCTTAAGGATATTTGTCAGACAGGcacaatttgaaataaaaagtatttttctaagttatctatttgtttcctatttaaCTAGATTGCTCTTAAACTTGGTGTGACTTCTGATGATGTAAAGAATGTCATTATCTGGGGAAACCATTCCTCAACTCAGTATCCAGATGTCAGCCATGCCAAGGTGAAACTGCAAGGAAAGGAAGTTGGTGTTTATGATGCTCTGAAAGATGAAAGCTGGCTCAAGGGAGAGTTCATCACAGTAAGAAAAACCCCTCTTAACAGCCAAGCATAAAGAACTCTTGAGAGACACACCACATTGCTGACCTGATTGTCCATTTGGTGGCGTGGTTCTCAAGGAGAACAAGCCTTTCACAGTTGCTCTGATGACTACGTACAAAGCCAGTCATGATCCAGTCTGCTCTGATCTGTTATGCGGCGGACAAGATTGTGGGGGAATAAACTAAAGTTCCTTCTCATCATCCAGTTAATCTTCATAAAGAGATCCATTTATTTGTGGGGAGTGTGGTAAACTTTCTGCATGGATTTGTAGTTCTCTTTTCTCAAAAAGATTGGAGCTATAACTGGAATAGGTTGGTAAGGCCCACGCTGGGTAGTTGTTAGGATTTTGGGTGGGAAGACATTAAAACTgtggttgcaaaaaaaaaaaaaaaaaaaaaactgtggttgCAGTCTTTCACCCCAGGATTAGCTTGGAAGTGATGAAAATTCTGTTCTCATGATCAAGTAAtgctgtctctgcctgtccccaccCAGACCGTGCAGCAGCGTGGCGCTGCTGTCATCAAGGCTCGAAAGCTGTCCAGCGCGATGTCTGCTGCAAAAGCCATCTGTGACCATGTCAGAGACATCTGGTTTGGAACCCCAGAGGTGAGGACTCCATGATTTGCACAGGCCTCTGATGTTGTGATGTGAAAAGAACATAACCTTACAGTCAGGCAGGTTAGATCTATAGCCCATATCAGCTGCCTACAAGCTGAATAAtcttgggaaaattacttaaccATTCTCAACTATTTGGTTATCTTTTACATGGCATTTACCTCACAGGGTTGTATGAAATCATACTGGAAAACGCCTAGCCCACCTGATGGGcgtgactttttttcttaaaacttataTTGAGCCATAgcttcctcatttacaaaatgaggaTTATTTTCTCTGGCCTGCTTCACACATGGGTTGGAAGAGTGGAATGAAATAATACCCATGAAAGTGCCTGGTGATGCTTCCTTATACAATATTGAAGTTACGCACACACTAAGAAAGCATCACCTGGTTTCGTTTTGTTAATTCGTGTGTCGTTCAGTTGTGTGAACTAATCCCTAAGCACCATGAGGATGTAAAACGTTTATTATTTTCAGGGAGAATTTGTGTCCATGGGCATTATCTCCGATGGCAACCCCTACGGTGTTCCTGATGATCTGCTGTACTCATTCCCTGTTACAATCAAGGTAGGGTATTTTGGAGTTATTTCCCTCTGTCCCATTCTGAGAAAatagttgtatatttttattaatactgGTATAATTCAGTCTAGAAAGTTGTTCCTTTACTAAATTAGACGTTTTCCTCAACTTTAAGATTGTACAAAACACCACTTCAGGTTACTAAAAGATGGAAATTAATCTGGAAAGCACGATTCAACTCTTGCCACTACACGCCCTGTGTCATTATGCCTCTGCTATAGGACATCTACCAATAATATCTTAACTTTTATTAGAACCAtactaaagtcttttttttaacatttgctaATTAAGTCCTcgtttaaagatttcttttttctagattCCGTGAGTTTTAAATTCAAGTGTTGAACCTTTATCAgaatcatttgttcattcagaCCCGGGCTTTGATTTGCTTCTCCAGAATCAGCCTTTAAAAATAGatactccaaaaaaaaataaaaatagaaataaaaaataaaaacagatactCCACTAGCTTTAAGTTCAGTCTGCGTTGTCTCTTGCTATAAGATCAGCCCCAGTTTcattgttaagtttttttttttttaatttgcaattcttttcAAACAGAATAAAACCTGGAAGATTGTTGAAGGTCTCACTATTAATGATTTCTCCCGTGAGAAGATGGATCTAACTGCAAAGGAACTGgcggaagaaaaagaaactgcctttgagtttctttcttctgcctgaCTAGCCCATCATTTTGATGTTACTAAAGGCTCCAAAGCTGAAGAATCTAAATGTCGTCTTTGACTCTAGTACCAAATGACAATATTGCTGTACTTAAATTCCTTGTGAAAAACAACGTTTGAAAGATTATGTGCTTCTTGGTATAAATTTGTGACAGTTTATCATGCTGTTAGTGCtgcattctaaataaaatatatattcaaatgaagATGACTCAGGCTCTAATTTCCagctaacatttcattttttttttttaagattttatttatttattcatgagaggcacagggagagagagaggcagagacataggcagagggagaagcaggctccatgcagggagcccaaggcaggattcgatcctgggtctccaggatcacaccctgggccaacggcggcgctaaaccactgagccatctgggctgccctaacaTTTCAATTCTATTCAGAAAACAAACTTGCATGTTTCCCAGCTTgggattgtgattttttttttttttttaaagacgagAAAGGTAGTAAAGATAGAAAATGTTACAAAGAAAAACCTATCTGAGGCATTACTTAGTTCCAGGTCTTGGCAGCAACTCGGTTTTTCCTTCTCCTGCACAGGAGACCTCACCGCAACCATGTTATGCCAGATCATCCGTCAGGCCAAGAAGCATCCGAGCTTGATCCCTCTCTTCATATTTATTGGGGCAGGAGGTACTGGAGCATCACTGTATGTGTTGCACTTGGCATTGTTCAATCCAGATGTTAGTTGGGATAGGAAGAATAACCCAGAACCTTTGAACAAACTGGGTCCAATGATCAATACAAGTTCTACTCAGTGAATGTAGATTACAGCAAACTGGAGAAAGAAGGCCCAGACTTCTAAATGAAATGTTCACTATAAAGCTGCCTAGAATAAAGGTCTTCCAGAAGCCATCCGCACAATTTTCCACTTATCCAGGAAATATATCCCCTCTAAATGCACGAAGTCATGTTGGTGTATTGTGTTGGGGTTTACACTGAATAATAAATAtctgaaacttgaaaaaaaaaaaaccaatctcttctttttttaagaacaggaggaaagagagggagagaacctcgaGAAACAGGTGCCATGCCTAGTGCAAAGCCCGTCGTGGGGCTTaggctcacgaccctgagatcaggcctgagccaaaatcaagtgtcagacgttttactgactgagccacccaggcacccctctaataTTTAAATAGGATAGGAAAATCCACCTTGTGATAATGAATCAATCTActctggaatatatttttaaacattacttaCATTAGgctattaaatacatttttttaacatcttaaagGTTAGTTCATGCACTCTGGGTAATTTGATTTTAACATTATCTGTTAAGTTGCAGAAATAACTGTTAACAGTTTAATGCCATTGGATAAAATTAGAAGAATCATTTTTCATGATGGAAGGAAAAGGTAATAAATCTTCCCTTGATGTATTATCCTGTAGCAGATAAGGAATAATTTACATTTCATAACTGGTAAATGCCACAGAAATGTATGCTAAGGGGAATGTTCTCAATCTAAGCTTATT is drawn from Canis lupus baileyi chromosome 11, mCanLup2.hap1, whole genome shotgun sequence and contains these coding sequences:
- the MDH1 gene encoding malate dehydrogenase, cytoplasmic isoform X1 produces the protein MSEPIRVLVTGAAGQIAYSLLYSIGNGSVFGKDQPIILVLLDITPMMGVLDGVLMELQDCALPLLKDVIATDKEDVAFKDLDVAILVGSMPRRDGMERKDLLKANVKIFKCQGAALEKYAKKSVKVIVVGNPANTNCLTASKSAPSIPKENFSCLTRLDHNRAKAQIALKLGVTSDDVKNVIIWGNHSSTQYPDVSHAKVKLQGKEVGVYDALKDESWLKGEFITTVQQRGAAVIKARKLSSAMSAAKAICDHVRDIWFGTPEGEFVSMGIISDGNPYGVPDDLLYSFPVTIKNKTWKIVEGLTINDFSREKMDLTAKELAEEKETAFEFLSSA